The following proteins come from a genomic window of Natrinema saccharevitans:
- a CDS encoding peptidoglycan DD-metalloendopeptidase family protein has translation MIERIHTAESTTIAARVRRRLRSFEPLYLALLGLLAVPSYVVDSLAVLEVFEVFFLFFLWPLVSPLLDLALRRGTDERREEPTDWIHMGNWREYAAWFLTMPLTFLNPLVLAQDLSQWFGTGVAYVRHRGSFPDVDSDDQRVSYRLPFDGTWTVVNGSYDHDYSHSWLPATQRYAYDFVITDADGRTSPAGSGSAVGSYYCYDEPILAPADGVVVDVFDTDFESPRGGGLSHPLKRDIRGSYVVIQHAPDEYSCLAHLVPGSAAVALGDRVERGQEIGRCGHSGNSSEPHLHFQLQDHPRFELAAGLPIAFDAVDAEWPGARADIDEPRPDGTGDATDDGRTYLSAGQRVAPLEPADTAPSPDRSDAVENDAARPAAGSGGRLAAVQRAAFGTCVGGAVAVLGPIVVSRAAVALLLVAGVALAAGWHGWVAVRRTAERRPGGLGIAVGLGLVAAAVRATGAGTPLEVGTQTLGALAILGGFVAYAALGEFERYCLRESFPALRIRP, from the coding sequence ATGATCGAACGGATTCACACCGCCGAATCGACGACGATCGCCGCGCGCGTTCGGCGTCGCCTGCGGTCCTTCGAACCGCTGTATCTGGCCCTGCTCGGCCTGCTTGCGGTTCCCAGCTACGTCGTCGACTCGCTGGCCGTCCTCGAGGTCTTCGAGGTCTTTTTCCTCTTTTTTCTCTGGCCGCTCGTCTCGCCGCTGCTTGATCTGGCGCTGCGACGGGGAACGGACGAGAGGCGCGAGGAGCCGACCGACTGGATTCACATGGGGAACTGGCGGGAGTACGCGGCGTGGTTCCTGACGATGCCGCTGACGTTTCTCAACCCGCTCGTGCTGGCCCAGGACCTCTCGCAGTGGTTCGGGACCGGCGTCGCGTACGTTCGCCACCGCGGATCGTTTCCCGACGTCGACAGCGACGATCAGCGGGTGTCCTACCGGCTGCCGTTCGACGGCACCTGGACCGTCGTCAACGGGAGCTACGACCACGACTACTCCCACTCGTGGCTCCCGGCCACCCAGCGATACGCCTACGACTTTGTGATCACCGACGCGGACGGCCGGACCTCCCCCGCCGGCTCCGGATCGGCGGTGGGCTCGTACTACTGCTACGACGAGCCGATCCTCGCTCCCGCCGACGGCGTCGTGGTCGACGTCTTCGACACTGACTTCGAGTCGCCCCGCGGCGGCGGCCTCTCCCATCCGCTGAAACGGGACATCCGGGGGAGCTACGTCGTGATCCAGCACGCTCCCGACGAGTACAGCTGTCTCGCGCATCTGGTCCCCGGCAGCGCGGCGGTCGCCCTCGGGGACCGCGTCGAGCGGGGCCAAGAGATCGGCCGCTGTGGCCACTCCGGGAACTCCTCGGAGCCGCACCTCCACTTCCAGCTGCAGGATCACCCCCGGTTCGAACTCGCGGCGGGGCTCCCGATCGCCTTCGACGCCGTCGACGCCGAGTGGCCGGGCGCTCGAGCGGACATCGACGAGCCACGCCCCGACGGGACCGGGGACGCCACCGACGACGGCCGCACGTACCTCAGCGCCGGCCAGCGCGTCGCCCCCCTCGAGCCGGCCGACACGGCCCCGAGTCCGGATCGGAGCGACGCGGTCGAAAACGACGCGGCGCGGCCGGCCGCCGGGAGCGGCGGGCGACTCGCCGCGGTGCAACGCGCCGCGTTCGGGACCTGCGTCGGCGGCGCCGTCGCCGTCTTGGGGCCGATCGTCGTTTCACGGGCCGCCGTCGCGCTCCTGCTGGTCGCCGGGGTCGCGCTCGCGGCGGGCTGGCACGGCTGGGTCGCGGTCCGCCGGACAGCCGAGCGCCGTCCCGGCGGCCTCGGCATTGCGGTCGGCCTCGGACTCGTCGCCGCGGCCGTCCGGGCCACCGGGGCCGGCACGCCCCTCGAGGTCGGCACCCAGACGCTCGGCGCTCTCGCCATCCTCGGCGGCTTCGTCGCCTACGCCGCCCTCGGCGAGTTCGAACGGTACTGCCTGCGCGAGTCGTTCCCCGCTTTGCGGATCCGGCCCTGA
- a CDS encoding DUF7344 domain-containing protein — protein sequence MSSDAHLGGDDVSHPLATVPTECYEVLRHPRRLRVLEILGSHETRLSLSELTTELLERAATDDTDRGRREVRVSLVHNHLPRLADYDVLEWDGDGVALVDESPVHPADLTVLLDLCGDGDGAELLETLVDPVRMRLLSVLADGDRPQSVEQLAGRLATPDGGPFADPDRAAIALHHSHFPAMAAVGVLNYDPESGLVTRYDDAVSIVQ from the coding sequence ATGAGTTCGGACGCTCACCTCGGCGGCGACGACGTATCCCACCCACTCGCGACCGTCCCGACGGAGTGCTACGAGGTCCTTCGCCATCCCCGTCGGCTCCGCGTCCTCGAGATTCTCGGCTCTCACGAGACGCGACTCTCCCTGTCGGAACTGACGACCGAACTGCTCGAGCGGGCCGCGACGGACGACACTGACCGGGGGCGACGCGAGGTTCGGGTCAGCCTCGTCCACAACCACCTGCCGCGGCTCGCGGACTACGACGTCCTCGAGTGGGACGGGGACGGCGTCGCGCTCGTCGACGAGTCGCCGGTTCACCCCGCCGACCTCACGGTGTTGCTCGATCTCTGCGGGGACGGCGACGGCGCGGAACTGCTCGAGACGCTCGTCGACCCCGTCCGGATGCGCCTGCTGTCGGTCCTCGCCGACGGCGACCGTCCGCAGTCGGTCGAGCAGTTGGCGGGCCGACTCGCTACCCCCGACGGCGGCCCCTTCGCCGACCCCGACCGCGCGGCGATCGCGTTGCATCACTCCCACTTCCCCGCGATGGCGGCGGTCGGCGTCCTCAACTACGACCCCGAGTCGGGGCTGGTGACCCGATACGACGACGCCGTCTCGATCGTCCAGTAA
- a CDS encoding DUF7113 family protein translates to MLLVRGRAGGTELTGTLYERGERAPTFSGAPDEDAAYVWVCDEFYEVDSGGTTQLVDGREVNLAFESPMPRGFDTREQALEGAKEHIRTQFARIGVDPEDVDLEVEKSDG, encoded by the coding sequence ATGTTACTGGTACGCGGTCGCGCGGGCGGAACGGAACTCACCGGGACGCTGTACGAACGGGGTGAGCGGGCCCCGACCTTCAGCGGTGCGCCCGACGAGGACGCCGCGTACGTCTGGGTCTGTGACGAGTTCTACGAGGTCGACAGCGGCGGAACGACCCAGCTGGTCGACGGCCGGGAGGTCAACCTCGCCTTCGAGTCGCCGATGCCGCGGGGGTTCGATACCCGCGAGCAGGCCCTCGAGGGAGCCAAGGAACACATTCGGACGCAGTTCGCCCGGATCGGCGTCGATCCCGAAGACGTCGACCTCGAGGTCGAGAAAAGCGACGGCTAG
- a CDS encoding PspA/IM30 family protein — protein sequence MGILSRASYVIRSKLNSVLNRAEDPTETLDYSYEQMRDQLQQVKRGIADLTTQKKRLEMQKRRLEENVEKHNDQARTAVQQGREDLARRALEKKKTKMNQIEDLERQISDLQNQQDRLIDQKNELQSRIEEFRTKKETMKARHEAAKASSTVSEAMTATGEEFEDVGRAIERAEEQTEDMEARAAAMDELHESGAFDDVLSDKDNIDRELEQLSTDSGVEAELETLKSDVGADESDTDSEAEAASEIDEAELTDLEGEDRDEVEAELAELQDEEST from the coding sequence ATGGGCATCCTCTCTCGGGCTTCCTACGTCATCCGGTCGAAACTCAACTCGGTACTCAACCGGGCCGAGGATCCGACCGAGACGCTCGACTACTCCTACGAGCAGATGCGCGACCAGCTCCAGCAGGTCAAACGCGGCATCGCCGATCTCACCACGCAGAAAAAGCGCCTCGAGATGCAAAAGCGCCGCCTCGAGGAGAACGTCGAGAAACACAACGATCAGGCACGGACGGCGGTCCAGCAGGGTCGGGAGGACCTGGCGCGACGCGCCTTAGAGAAGAAGAAGACGAAGATGAACCAGATCGAGGACTTGGAGCGCCAGATCTCGGACCTGCAGAACCAGCAGGACCGGCTGATCGACCAGAAGAACGAACTCCAGAGCCGCATCGAGGAGTTCCGCACCAAGAAGGAGACGATGAAGGCCCGCCACGAGGCCGCCAAGGCCAGTTCCACGGTCTCGGAGGCCATGACCGCGACCGGCGAGGAGTTCGAGGACGTCGGCCGCGCCATCGAACGCGCCGAGGAGCAGACCGAGGACATGGAGGCCCGGGCCGCCGCGATGGACGAACTCCACGAGTCGGGCGCGTTCGACGACGTCCTCTCTGACAAAGACAACATCGACCGCGAACTCGAGCAGCTCTCGACCGACAGCGGCGTCGAGGCCGAACTCGAGACGCTGAAGTCCGACGTGGGGGCCGACGAGTCCGACACCGATTCGGAGGCCGAGGCGGCCAGCGAGATCGACGAGGCGGAGCTGACCGACCTCGAAGGCGAGGACCGGGACGAGGTCGAGGCCGAACTCGCGGAGCTGCAGGACGAAGAGAGCACTTGA
- a CDS encoding alpha/beta hydrolase produces MSDVLVPGGRDVRGTLEEPPAEPRAIVVACSPHPQQGGSRSDGRLRAVSDALVEAGIACLRFDYGAWDEGDGERKDVRNAVRWAREEYGGGDGDDLPVGLFGYSFGASLALLAAAEADPDAVAVLAPTARLADDLDALAALDRIERPVHVLYGERDTTVDWESVVERARERGDETTSLPADHFFLGTRDEIATTVRSFFERTLLEAA; encoded by the coding sequence ATGAGCGACGTGTTGGTCCCGGGCGGTCGCGACGTCCGGGGCACGCTCGAGGAACCGCCAGCGGAACCGCGGGCGATCGTCGTCGCCTGCTCGCCCCATCCACAGCAGGGCGGCTCGCGCAGCGACGGGCGACTCCGCGCGGTCTCGGACGCACTCGTCGAGGCCGGGATCGCCTGCCTGCGGTTCGATTACGGCGCGTGGGACGAGGGCGACGGCGAGCGGAAAGACGTCCGCAACGCCGTCCGGTGGGCCCGCGAGGAGTACGGCGGCGGCGACGGCGACGATCTCCCGGTCGGCCTCTTCGGCTACAGCTTCGGCGCGTCGCTGGCGCTGCTCGCCGCGGCCGAGGCCGATCCCGACGCCGTCGCCGTCCTCGCGCCGACCGCGCGACTCGCCGACGACCTCGACGCGCTCGCGGCGCTGGACCGGATCGAGCGCCCGGTTCACGTCCTCTACGGCGAGCGCGACACCACCGTCGACTGGGAGTCGGTCGTGGAACGGGCGCGGGAACGCGGCGACGAGACCACGTCGCTGCCCGCCGACCACTTCTTCCTCGGCACGCGCGACGAGATCGCGACCACCGTTCGGTCGTTCTTCGAGCGGACGCTGCTCGAGGCGGCCTGA
- a CDS encoding DNA double-strand break repair nuclease NurA — translation MTLDPVHFDGIARLAGRIDHGTDERDRRAFAETVWEEFLDPLVVDGRPILEPLADRARRLVDCEAVALRDREFPTEHGLDAGTINPTTFKNGLVIDIAQAAMSATPSDLDLHRSRTTVMTVHSNDETMTVDESWGKFDAGYSRSRAVKVPPLPRFAEGVVHALALYLAESKHARDHADAVSDLLVLDGPLYPRGLLRWADQHPDLADFLLEDPRPTTVLENYVRLVEEFVNRSVPLVGFVKNPATRVITRSLKSNRDVDVSVPWADDSALFTRLLERGEYVDDVDGDRWERDDSALSYTNWFRSRGGVDRPLSTDGDALGVERRLERAAYEVTFFVIYDPRDDLLYRIEAPYAFTKDPDTRERLTMQLLQDVAVAHGPPTIVEKADELARISNAEKASLRDTLEERFDAAQDRTYDDHRWDEQPY, via the coding sequence ATGACGCTCGATCCGGTCCACTTCGACGGTATCGCGCGACTCGCCGGACGGATCGACCACGGGACCGACGAACGCGACCGCCGCGCCTTCGCCGAGACCGTCTGGGAGGAGTTTCTCGACCCGCTGGTCGTCGACGGACGGCCGATCCTCGAGCCGCTTGCGGACCGAGCGCGACGGCTCGTCGACTGCGAGGCCGTCGCCTTGCGCGACCGTGAGTTTCCGACCGAACACGGCCTCGACGCGGGGACGATCAATCCGACGACGTTCAAGAACGGGCTCGTGATCGACATCGCGCAGGCGGCGATGAGCGCCACCCCGAGCGACCTCGACCTCCACCGGTCGCGGACGACCGTGATGACGGTCCACTCCAACGACGAGACGATGACCGTCGACGAGTCCTGGGGGAAATTCGACGCGGGATACAGCCGGAGCCGGGCCGTCAAGGTCCCGCCGCTGCCGCGCTTTGCCGAGGGGGTCGTCCACGCGCTGGCGCTCTATCTCGCCGAGAGCAAACACGCCCGCGACCACGCCGACGCGGTCTCGGACCTGCTCGTCCTCGACGGCCCGCTCTACCCCCGCGGCCTGTTGCGCTGGGCCGACCAACACCCCGACCTCGCGGACTTCCTGCTCGAGGACCCCCGGCCGACGACGGTACTCGAGAACTACGTCCGGCTGGTCGAGGAGTTCGTCAACCGCTCGGTGCCGCTGGTCGGCTTCGTCAAGAACCCCGCGACGCGGGTCATCACGCGCTCGCTCAAGTCGAACCGCGACGTCGACGTCAGCGTCCCGTGGGCCGACGATTCGGCGCTGTTCACCCGTCTACTCGAGCGCGGCGAGTACGTCGACGACGTCGACGGCGACCGCTGGGAGCGGGACGACTCGGCGCTTTCCTACACCAACTGGTTCCGATCGCGGGGCGGCGTCGATCGGCCGCTGTCGACCGACGGCGACGCCCTCGGCGTCGAACGCCGCCTCGAGCGCGCGGCCTACGAGGTTACGTTCTTCGTGATCTACGACCCCCGCGACGACCTGCTGTACCGGATCGAGGCCCCCTACGCGTTCACGAAGGATCCCGACACCCGCGAGCGGCTGACGATGCAGCTGTTACAGGACGTCGCCGTCGCCCACGGCCCGCCGACCATCGTCGAGAAGGCCGACGAACTCGCCCGGATCAGCAACGCCGAGAAGGCGTCGCTCCGGGACACCCTCGAGGAGCGGTTCGACGCCGCACAGGATCGAACGTACGACGACCATCGGTGGGACGAGCAGCCCTACTGA
- a CDS encoding cohesin domain-containing protein, producing MTPADDGDRARGPPGDARRAVAVLVVALALASVTAVPSVAAIDQVAFVSPDRTDLEADPGETVELTVALESRGGHGGEGVTAVALIAQYDPEYLTVTDVERGPWLEGEGTEVEARSTLADEAGTAILEQRREPAAGGTTGSGTIATLTVRVAEDAPAGTTPISFGETDVTLTGDYPPAVADESATVAIAGGNESLGSFDHPDPDGLERDGEFDSSGDADDTDAAASDGGESVPGMTIGAVLAALALGTAALAVARDRRRG from the coding sequence ATGACGCCGGCCGACGACGGCGACCGCGCTCGCGGACCGCCGGGCGACGCCCGCAGGGCCGTCGCCGTCCTCGTCGTCGCGCTCGCGCTCGCGTCGGTCACTGCCGTCCCGAGCGTCGCCGCGATCGATCAGGTCGCTTTCGTCTCCCCGGACCGGACCGACCTCGAGGCCGATCCCGGCGAGACGGTCGAGCTCACCGTCGCGCTCGAGAGCCGGGGCGGCCACGGCGGTGAAGGTGTCACGGCGGTCGCGCTGATCGCCCAGTACGACCCCGAGTACCTCACCGTCACCGACGTCGAGCGGGGGCCGTGGCTCGAGGGCGAGGGCACCGAGGTCGAAGCGCGGTCGACGCTCGCCGACGAGGCTGGGACGGCGATCCTCGAGCAGCGCCGCGAGCCGGCCGCCGGCGGGACGACCGGCTCGGGGACGATCGCGACGCTGACGGTGCGGGTCGCAGAGGACGCCCCGGCGGGCACCACGCCGATCTCGTTCGGCGAAACCGACGTGACGCTGACCGGGGACTATCCGCCCGCCGTCGCCGACGAGTCCGCGACCGTCGCCATCGCCGGCGGGAACGAATCGCTCGGCTCGTTCGACCACCCCGACCCCGACGGCCTCGAGCGCGACGGCGAGTTCGACTCGAGCGGAGACGCGGACGATACCGACGCCGCCGCGAGCGACGGCGGCGAGTCGGTTCCGGGCATGACGATCGGGGCCGTGCTCGCGGCCCTCGCGCTGGGAACGGCGGCTCTGGCGGTCGCCCGTGACCGTCGGCGCGGATAA
- a CDS encoding ATP-binding protein, translating to MSDLGDFGDFDADADTDDTDDGAADAADAADSSPASSETERAATSSTTDEFEPTSVEPSGEDVGIGTICVSQGLRVAEDGDDTTLRAYVTRGNRSSVRIGSYLLAPYPDGETLFCRIVGLEYAQQYHADDATEIHARRAMRTDDIDESDYKFVAELEPVAVLYDDGGELKRRMTDRVPKPQTVIRQADDTAEIKTGLKMPDDGVFLGHLSVGGEKVRTAASPPTIDYRLKDDYDAGDPLVFRHTLIAGGTGSGKTHGAKNILRQYLADERTYPMADGREVTPAVVQFDPQDEYAQMHDDNPDLDDEFARRLDREAIAYGGHDDTTAFVPKVGSASYAAGHHRARQVEFTIPFSMVHDNPWLVAGSGLNDNQYGALVSVLLPRFRKQYGGGAERSSADNASGRSPRADGTYDEFTTFLDDPALREELDESGRVHEATFDAVRRRVLGFDTVFDQDARPITDLVSDFVRPGGLTVVPTYHINDSRATETVVLAVSSLLIDQKLSNDPEYDRIKETPLLLGMDEAHNFLTDADSVQAGKVISKFTEAAKQGRKERLGLFLITQDPQDIHDAVFKQINTTVVLNLGDEDAIKSVNIPSNLESKVPYMEKGQMVVYSPDNSEPVELIGLPKCLTRHGRD from the coding sequence ATGAGCGATCTGGGAGACTTCGGCGATTTCGATGCCGACGCCGACACCGACGACACCGACGACGGCGCGGCGGACGCGGCGGACGCGGCGGACTCGTCGCCGGCGTCGTCGGAGACCGAGCGCGCGGCGACGAGTTCGACGACCGACGAGTTCGAACCGACGAGCGTCGAGCCCAGCGGCGAGGACGTCGGCATCGGGACCATCTGCGTCTCGCAGGGACTGCGCGTCGCCGAGGACGGCGACGACACCACCCTCCGGGCCTACGTCACCCGCGGCAACCGATCGTCGGTCCGCATCGGGAGCTACCTGCTCGCGCCCTACCCCGACGGCGAGACGCTGTTCTGCCGGATCGTCGGCCTCGAGTACGCCCAGCAGTACCACGCCGACGACGCGACCGAGATCCACGCCCGCCGGGCGATGCGGACCGACGACATCGACGAGTCCGACTACAAGTTCGTCGCCGAACTCGAGCCCGTCGCCGTCCTCTACGACGACGGTGGGGAACTGAAACGACGGATGACCGACCGCGTGCCGAAACCCCAGACGGTGATCCGGCAGGCCGACGACACCGCCGAGATCAAGACCGGGCTGAAGATGCCCGACGACGGGGTCTTCCTGGGCCACCTCTCGGTCGGCGGCGAGAAGGTCCGGACCGCCGCCTCGCCGCCCACCATCGATTACCGGCTCAAAGACGACTACGACGCGGGCGATCCGCTGGTCTTCCGGCACACGCTGATCGCCGGCGGGACCGGATCGGGGAAGACCCACGGCGCGAAAAACATCCTGCGACAGTACCTCGCGGACGAGCGGACCTACCCGATGGCCGACGGCCGCGAGGTCACCCCCGCCGTCGTCCAGTTCGACCCCCAGGACGAGTACGCCCAGATGCACGACGACAACCCCGACCTGGACGACGAGTTCGCGCGCCGCCTCGATCGCGAAGCCATCGCCTACGGCGGCCACGACGACACGACCGCGTTCGTCCCGAAGGTCGGGTCGGCGTCGTACGCGGCGGGCCACCACCGCGCCCGGCAGGTCGAGTTCACCATCCCGTTCTCGATGGTCCACGACAACCCGTGGCTGGTCGCGGGCAGCGGACTGAACGACAACCAGTACGGCGCGTTAGTCAGCGTGCTCCTGCCGCGATTTCGCAAGCAGTACGGGGGTGGCGCGGAACGTAGTTCCGCGGACAATGCGAGCGGACGGAGTCCGCGAGCGGACGGCACCTACGACGAGTTCACGACCTTCCTCGACGATCCGGCCCTGCGCGAGGAACTCGACGAGTCCGGCCGGGTCCACGAGGCGACCTTCGACGCCGTCCGCCGGCGCGTGCTGGGCTTCGATACCGTCTTCGATCAGGACGCCCGTCCGATCACCGACCTGGTCAGTGACTTCGTCCGCCCCGGCGGGCTGACCGTCGTCCCGACCTACCACATCAACGACAGCCGGGCGACGGAGACGGTCGTCCTCGCTGTCTCCTCGCTGCTCATCGACCAGAAGCTCTCGAACGACCCCGAGTACGACCGGATCAAGGAGACCCCACTCTTGCTGGGGATGGACGAGGCCCACAACTTCCTGACCGACGCGGACTCGGTCCAGGCGGGCAAGGTCATCAGCAAGTTCACCGAGGCCGCCAAACAGGGCCGCAAGGAACGGCTCGGCCTCTTTCTCATCACGCAGGACCCCCAGGACATCCACGACGCCGTCTTCAAGCAGATCAACACCACCGTCGTCCTCAATCTCGGCGACGAGGACGCCATCAAGAGCGTCAACATTCCGAGCAACCTCGAGTCCAAAGTCCCCTACATGGAGAAAGGGCAGATGGTCGTCTACTCGCCGGACAACTCCGAACCGGTCGAACTGATCGGGCTCCCGAAATGTCTGACCCGGCACGGCAGGGACTGA
- a CDS encoding DUF7351 domain-containing protein: MRPDDESAAAVRDAFSLLGHEIRLEILLALLEDWHAVYTEPRSYAELMDAVGMRDSGKFNYHLDKLRGVYVREVEDGYVPTAAVTALYRAVLAHRPAEGAAGRTPSEPSPIDSECPQCGAGAVLRYERGFVTVACPDCEAWPGFTYPFPTNGFAGRSADAVARETARRARFHVGLARTGQCPFCAGTTTVDPRLESEAGDDIVEITCDTCTFLVGVDPLSALLRDGRVAAALTDVGIDLERPDWELPAPTTRVESRDPARFALAVEGDAGTATIVVDDSLAVSSVDIDR, encoded by the coding sequence ATGCGTCCGGACGACGAGTCGGCGGCCGCGGTTCGGGACGCGTTCTCCCTGCTCGGTCACGAGATCCGCCTCGAGATCCTGCTCGCCTTGCTCGAGGACTGGCACGCGGTCTACACGGAGCCGCGGTCGTACGCGGAGCTGATGGACGCGGTGGGCATGCGCGACAGCGGGAAATTCAACTACCACCTCGACAAGCTCCGGGGGGTCTACGTCCGCGAGGTCGAGGACGGCTACGTCCCGACGGCGGCCGTGACGGCGCTGTACCGGGCCGTCCTCGCTCACCGGCCGGCCGAAGGGGCCGCGGGTCGGACGCCGTCCGAACCGTCGCCGATCGACTCCGAGTGCCCGCAGTGTGGCGCGGGGGCGGTCCTGCGGTACGAACGGGGGTTCGTCACCGTCGCGTGTCCGGACTGCGAGGCGTGGCCCGGCTTCACGTACCCGTTCCCGACGAACGGCTTCGCGGGGCGGAGCGCGGACGCCGTCGCGCGCGAAACCGCGCGCCGCGCCCGCTTTCACGTCGGGCTGGCCCGCACCGGCCAGTGTCCCTTCTGTGCCGGGACGACGACCGTCGACCCGCGCCTCGAGAGCGAGGCGGGCGACGACATCGTCGAGATCACGTGTGACACCTGTACGTTCCTCGTCGGCGTGGACCCGCTCTCGGCGCTGCTCCGTGACGGTCGCGTCGCCGCGGCCCTTACCGACGTCGGGATCGACCTCGAGCGCCCGGACTGGGAACTCCCCGCGCCGACGACCAGGGTCGAGTCCCGGGATCCGGCCCGGTTCGCGCTCGCGGTCGAGGGCGACGCGGGGACGGCGACGATCGTCGTCGACGACTCACTCGCCGTCAGTTCGGTCGATATCGACCGATAG
- a CDS encoding FxLYD domain-containing protein: MTRSETTSRRRLLASLGVGMATAAAGCTGSDALGGDPSYESGNVGPINASNASSRTASEMSTASSLAQQQPTNSVTPLDSLELVEHEFVLEDGYLGSTVQGVVTNTGSDRLQTVEVRTRIYNAAGNLLGRYFASTGDLGAGDAWEFQVVVLEAPGDVADYDITVLGTPS; the protein is encoded by the coding sequence ATGACGCGCTCGGAGACGACGAGCAGACGGCGACTGCTCGCGTCGCTCGGCGTCGGAATGGCGACTGCGGCCGCCGGCTGCACCGGCAGCGACGCGCTCGGCGGTGATCCCAGCTACGAGAGCGGTAACGTCGGCCCGATAAACGCCAGCAACGCCTCGAGCAGGACCGCAAGCGAGATGTCCACGGCCTCGTCGCTGGCCCAACAGCAACCGACCAACTCGGTGACGCCGCTCGATTCCCTCGAGTTGGTCGAACACGAGTTCGTCCTCGAGGACGGCTACCTCGGCTCGACGGTCCAAGGGGTCGTGACCAACACGGGATCGGACCGGCTCCAGACCGTCGAGGTCCGGACCCGGATCTACAACGCCGCCGGCAACCTCCTCGGTCGGTATTTCGCCAGCACCGGCGACCTCGGGGCCGGCGACGCCTGGGAGTTTCAGGTCGTCGTCCTCGAGGCTCCCGGCGACGTGGCCGACTACGACATCACGGTGCTTGGAACCCCCTCGTGA